In the Leptolyngbya sp. SIO1E4 genome, one interval contains:
- a CDS encoding DUF433 domain-containing protein — protein sequence MTSVISEHIQITPDICGGKPRIAGHRIRVQDVVIWYEHLNMSPDDIVYHYPSITLADVHAALTYYYDHLDEIRQDIRTSAAFASQLAAQTPSILQRKLRERNVRAD from the coding sequence ATGACATCTGTTATCTCAGAACACATCCAAATCACCCCTGACATCTGCGGCGGCAAACCCCGCATTGCCGGTCATCGCATTCGCGTGCAAGATGTCGTGATCTGGTATGAACACCTCAACATGTCCCCCGATGACATTGTTTATCATTACCCCAGTATTACCCTGGCAGACGTTCATGCGGCCCTAACCTACTACTACGACCATTTAGACGAAATTCGTCAGGATATCCGCACTAGCGCAGCCTTCGCCAGTCAGCTAGCAGCCCAAACGCCCTCTATCCTGCAACGCAAACTTAGAGAGAGAAATGTCAGGGCAGATTAA
- a CDS encoding transposase, translating to MSLRCDRLLADGQAVKTMAKRGQRVTLKALDTPVTLSWFWRQHEDTGEREQHFVVATEVLSGPYLVRLGKRRWAIEACFKVLKHQFGWDAFGQGTRLGMYRWWLLGFISYLLAHWQFLASEQTTLDWQQAAQKARQTLFPQEVLACFLQELADVRPTLAELGVVITVARVPVAV from the coding sequence ATGAGCCTTCGCTGCGACCGCCTCTTAGCCGATGGGCAAGCAGTCAAAACCATGGCCAAACGAGGTCAACGAGTCACCCTCAAAGCCCTCGATACCCCGGTGACGCTGTCCTGGTTTTGGCGCCAGCACGAAGACACCGGAGAGCGGGAGCAGCATTTTGTAGTGGCTACTGAGGTCTTGAGTGGCCCCTATCTGGTGCGGTTAGGCAAACGTCGTTGGGCGATTGAAGCTTGTTTCAAAGTGCTCAAGCATCAGTTCGGATGGGATGCTTTTGGCCAAGGCACGCGGCTGGGGATGTATCGATGGTGGCTATTAGGATTCATCAGTTATCTTCTGGCTCACTGGCAGTTTTTAGCCTCCGAGCAGACTACCCTCGATTGGCAACAAGCTGCCCAGAAAGCTCGCCAGACATTATTCCCTCAAGAAGTCTTAGCTTGCTTCCTGCAGGAATTGGCCGACGTTCGACCCACCCTAGCAGAACTCGGGGTGGTCATCACCGTTGCCCGGGTTC